GCGTGATTGCAGCTAATACGTTAGTCACAAAATCTATGGACGCTAATGCTGTTGCGGTTGGTGTTCCAGGCGTTATTATTAATCATAATGGCTCTAAAAATTATATATAATGAAGTTTTTAGTCGTTACAAATGCACCAACCTTAAAAGAAGGTCATAGTTATCAAGCATATACGCCGTATGTCAGAGAAATGGATATTTGGAGTGCTAATGTCTCAGAATTTAGAATAATTTCGCCGACACAATACAATCAAAAATTACTAAAGTCCTCATTTAAAAAACAACCCACGGTAACTTCAATACCGAGTTTGAATTTTTCAACTGTTGTATCAGCCTCACTCAGTGTGTTGTATTTGCCAATAATTGTGTTTCGTTTGTTTAAGGCCATGTTTTGGGCAGATCATATCCATTTAAGATGTCCTGGGAACATTGGTTTAATAGGTTGTTTTGTACAAGTATTTTTTCCGAAAAAACTAAAAACAGCAAAATATGCCGGTAATTGGGATCCTAAAGCAAAGCAACCGCTAAGTTATAAACTCCAAAAATGGATTTTAAGTCATACGGTTTTAACTAAAAATATGACTGTTTTGGTCTACGGCGATTGGCCGAATCAAACTAAAAATATCAAGTCCTTTTTTACAGCGACTTATAGAGATGAAGATAGAGCGCAGGTTGATCCAAAAGTGTATACTCGTGATTTAAACTTTATTTTTGTGGGGAGTTTGGTTGCAGGGAAACGCCCTTTACTGGCTATTAAAATTGTAGAAGCATTAATTGAAAAAGGGGCGAAGGCTACGCTAGCACTATATGGCGATGGTGTTTTAAAACCAGAATTACAAGCCTATATTACTAAAAACAAATTAGAATCAGTTATCGTTTTACATGGCAATCAATGCAGTGAAACCGTGAAATCAGCATTAAAAGCATCGCATTTTACTATACTAGCGTCTAAGTCTGAAGGTTGGCCAAAAGCTTTAGCAGAAGCCATGTTTTTTGGCGTTATACCTATTTCAACGTCCATATCTTGCGTGCCTAATATGTTGGATAATGGCAACAGAGGACTATTAATACAACCAAATTTAAAATCGGCTGTTATGACGATTGAAATCGCTTTATCCAATACAAGTCGTTTAGAACAAATGGCTATACTAGCTTGGGATTGGTCACAATATTATACTTTAGATTTGTTTGAAGAGGAGATACAAAAATTAATAAAAAGATAAATGAGAGTACTGCAACTTATTGATAGTTTAGAGGCAGGAGGTGCAGAGCGCGTTGCTGTTAATTATGCCAATGGGTTGCTTAATCAGATTGATGGTAGTTATTTATGTACTACAAGAGCTGAAGGTTTATTAAAACATAGCTTAAAAAAAGAGGTAGGGTATTTATATTTGAAAAGAACAAAAACAATCGATTTTAAAGCTATTAGAACGCTGAGAAAATTTATAAATATCAATGGTATAACTATTATTCATGCACATGCCTCGTCTTATTTTTTAGCAACACTCATTAAGGTTTTAAATCCTAAACTAAAATTAATTTGGCATGACCATTATGGTAAAAGTGAATTTTTACACGAACGTTCCATAGGAGTGTTAACGCAATGTTCGCGATTTTTTAATCACGTATTTTCTGTTAATTCTAAGTTAGAAAACTGGGCGAAAATTAACTTGAAAGTAAAATCAGTACGTTATTTACCCAATTATGCGGTTGTCAATGATAGCCAATTAATAACAAATTTGAGAGGCGAAGCGGGGAAGCGAATGGTATGTTTGGCTAATTTGAGACCCCAAAAAGATCATCTAAATGTATTGCATGCGTTTAAGCTAGTTGTTGCATATTATCCAGATTGGACTTTACATTTGATTGGGAAGGATTTTGAAGACGCTTATTCTAAACATATTTCTAGTTTTATTATCGAAGCAGGTTTAGAGCAACAGGTGTTTTTGTATGGGAGTTGTATGGACACCACTGCGATATTAAAACGTTGTGATATCGGTATTTTATCATCTAGATCAGAAGGCTTACCTTTGGCTTTATTAGAATATGGACTATCAGATTTAGCTGTGGTTGCTACGGATGTTGGAGAGTGTAACCGTGTTATAAAAAATGAGGTTACTGGTTTATTGGTAGCGTCTCAAAATTACAAATGTTTAAGTGAAGCGTTGTTAGTTTTTATTGAAGACATTAATTTAAGAGCTGCTTGTTCGCAGGGGTTAAACTCCCATATTAAAACATGCTTTTCTGAAAACACAACAATAGATACTATTGTAAAAACATATTCTCTATTATAATTTAAATGCAAAAAAAATATTTAAAATTATTAGGACTTCACATGTTGATAGGTGTTGTTATTTACCTATCCAGAGCTTTGGGTAATTTCTATTTTTATGGTATTGTATTTTATTTTTTGATTAGAATAATTAGCGCTAAACAACAATTAAAATCCTTTGAAATTATTAAGTCTTGCGCGTACATAGTCGGCGCTGAGGTTATTTTGCGTATGACCAATAGCGGGCCTTTCTATGAGGCGAGTAAATATCTAGTAATTTTATTTTCGGTCTTAGGCCTGTTTTATAATGGCTTTAATAAAAAGGCAACGTCTTATTTGTTATATTTATTACTTTTAATTCCAGGTATTTACGTGTCTTTGTATCTTTTAGATTTAGGAACAAATATAAGAAAAGCGATTGCCTTTAATTTAAGTGGACCTATTACTTTAGGTATTGCTGCTCTATTTTGTTTTGGATTAAAAGTCACTAAAAAACAACTAGAAATGATTGTTAATTATATGTTGTTCCCTTTAGTCAGTACATTGATTTATGTCATTATGTATAATCCAAATGTGGCATCGGTTTCAACTGGGACAGGTTCTAATTTTGCTGCTTCAGGTGGCTTTGGCCCTAATCAAATGGCTACAATGTTAGGTTTAGGCTTCTTTTTAATGACGGTACGTTTTTTTTATTTTAGTAAAACCAAGTTGCTAAGGTACTTAGATTTAGCATTTGTGTTATTATTTGCGTTTAGAGCGATCGTTACGTTTAGTAGAGGTGGTGTTTTTACAGCTATTATTATGATTGTCGCGTTTATCTTTTTGTTATATCGGACGATGGATAAAACCAATAAAAATAAGATGTTACTCTCAGTAGTTGTATTCTTAATTATTGGCGTAGTTACTTGGGGTATTTCTGCGAGCCAAACCAATGGAATGATTGAAAAACGATATGCTAATCAAAATGCGATGGGACAAGAAAAAAGTGATGTTACTACAGGTCGCGGTGATTTATTTTTAGCAGAATTTGATGAGTTTATTGATAGTCCTTTTTTAGGCGTTGGCGTAGGTCGTGTTAAAGAATTGAGATTTCAAAGTACAGGGATTCATGCCGCCTCCCATAATGAAATGAGTCGTATTATTGCGGAACATGGTCTGCTTGGTGTGTTAGGTTTTTCTATTTTATTAGTGGTGCCTTTATTTTTAAGATTAGGAAATAGAAGTAATGTGTTATTTTTTTCTTTTTATTTATTTTGGCTACTGACCATTAATCATTCAGCGATGCGTATTGTAGCACCTGCTTTTATTTATGCATTAAGTTTATTACATATTATTGATGACAAACCTGGTTTACATAGGCAACAAATTAAATAGAAAAGGTAAAACAGCCACAACTATTGATACCTTAGGTAAAGGGCTTGAAGCGACTGGTTTTAAGATTTACTATGCTTCTAGCTATAATAACATCGTGTTACGACTTATGGATATGTTATGGACAGTTTTTAAACATAGAAAAACAACGGACTATGTATTAATTGATACGTACAGCACTTTAAATTTTTATTACGCCATAGGCGTGAGCAAATTGTGTCAAATTTTAAATTTGAAATACATTCCCATTTTGCATGGCGGGAATCTACCGCAACGCTTAAATACGAGTCCAACACTAAGTGCGTCTATTTTTAAAAAAGCCTATTTAAATAGTGCCCCGTCTAATTATTTGAAAACTGAATTTGAACGCTTTGGGTATACTAATGTAAAACTGATTCCTAATAGTATTCAGATAGAAGATTATCCTTTTAAAGCGCGAGGTATTGATGCTGTCCATTTACTTTGGGTGCGCTCGTTTTCAAAACTATATAACCCTAAATTGGCAGTAGACGTCTTGTATTCCCTTAAAAATAAAGAAATCAATGCAACACTCTGTATGGTTGGTCCTGATAATGATGGAAGTTTAGAAGACACGAAAGCGTATGCTAAAACGTTGGGTGTGGAAGTTACCTTTACAAGGAAATTAGAGAAAGCTGCTTGGGTGTCACTGTCAGAAGATTATAACCTATTTATTAATACCACTAATTTTGATAATACGCCAGTAAGTATTATTGAAGCTATGGCTTTAGGACTCCCCATTGTGTCCACTAATGTGGGGGGGGTACCTTTTTTAATTGAAAATAATAGAGAGGGTATATTGGTACAACCAAATAATACGGAAGCTTTTGTAGAAGCTATTTTACATTATAAAAATGATGAATTACTTTGTCAGTCCATTGTAAAACAGGCCAGAATAAAAGCAGAAACCTTTGATTGGTTACAAGTAAAACAACAATGGGTCGCGACTTTAAAGTAAAAAACTTGCCGTAAAGTAATTACTTGTTATATTTGAAATAATTCTTCCAACTAAGTAACAATGAGTCACAACAGTGGTATTCACTTTGAAATTTCTGAACGTAAAATTCTATTACGCTTATTTGACCTGCTATTTATTGGCGTCTCATTATATTTAGTCAGTACTTTTTTTGAGTTTGATTATTTTAGAGTGTACGATAAGCATTGGGCATGGTTTTTAGTATTAGCGCTTTATATTTCGGTATTTGGTACGGTGTTAGAATTATATGATTTACAGAAGTCTAGCCGATTAGATAGTGTTTTAGGAACCGTCTTAACGACCACGTCAGTAACCGTCTTATTTTATTTGTTGACCCCTTTTTATACGCCATCTTTACCTGAAAATAGATTACAAATCCTTTATTTTTATTTGGCTATTCTGTTTGGTTTATACTTATGGAGATGGGCTTATATTACTTTTATTTCGTCCCCTAGATTTTTCAAAAAAGTATTATTGGTAGGAGAGACGTCAAATATTAAATCCATTGTAGATGCGTTTGCTAATGCAGACCCTAACTACAAAATTATAGGGTTTATTAATTGTGAAATTGATAAGAAAGAAACTATTAAATATACCGGATTACAGGAATATGAGCCCGCTGATTTGCACCAGATTATAAAAGCGGAAAGTATTTCAGAAGTCGTTATCGCTAGTTATAATTCGGAAAATATTACACCTGCCATTTATAGTGATTTAATAATGCTTTTGGAGAAAGGGTTCCCTATAAAAGAATACACGCAAGTGTATGAGGATATTACGTATCGTGTGCCAGTACAGTTTGTAGGTAAAGATTTTTATAAATACTTCCCGTTTAGTCGAAATAATAAAAACAAGCTCTATTTAACCTATAGACGTTTATTTGACGTCCTTTTGGCTAGTATTGGCGTTCTGATTGGATTGTTAATTTTACCTTTAGTACTACTAGGGAATTTGATTGGAAATAGAGGCTCTTTGTTTTATTCACAAGAGCGCGTTGGTCAAAATGGTGCGCCCTTTCAGATTTTTAAATTCAGGACTATGATTAAAAATGCCGAAACTAATAAAGCGGTTTGGGCCACAAAAAATGATAGTCGTATTACTGCTTTTGGTAAATTTTTACGCGTTTCTAGATTAGATGAAATGCCACAGTTTATAAATATTCTTAAAGGCGATATGAGTTTGATAGGACCACGTCCTGAGCGCCCTTATTTTGTTGAAGAATTGTCTCAGGTTATTCCGTTTTACGAAACTAGGCATATTATAAAACCTGGACTTACCGGTTGGGCACAAGTCAAAGCACGTTACGGATCTAGTGTGGATGATAGTCTATTAAAACTGCAGTATGACTTATACTATATCAAGCATCGTAGTTTTTTACTAGACATTAATATCATTGTCAAAACCTTAAGTACGGTGATCTTTTTTAGAGGACAGTAGGCTATCCTGTTGTTTTAACTTAATCAATACGTGCTGTGCATATCCATCTGTCATAACTAGTAAACACAGTCAAAAGCAAACAATAGGTCGTGATAATTCAACTCGTCTTTTTAATTTTAGAATAAAAACTAAACGGCTGCTTGCTTATAATGCTTTAACAGAAAAACATATCTTACCACCAAAGCAAGTAATAGCGGGATTAAAGCAGGAGCAAAGCGTTGCACGCCAATAGTCCAATGCATAACGAGTAAGCATAACATTAAAATAGAGAACTTAATATAGGCTATAAACCATTTTTTAGGAACAGTTTTTATAATTTGTAAGACACAAAATAGACTTAAAGGGAAGGCCCATAGGATATTGTAATTATATGCTGTTCCTGTGTGATCTGTAGCAAACCATAATAAAAATAATAAAACACCAATCAAACCAGTGGTTATAAATAGTGCTAGGTCTAACCATTTAGAGCGTACTTTGTTTTTAAAGTCTTTAAAAGTTATGAAAATAATGAACCCTCCAACTAGTATCATGACTAGCAAAGGACTGGTTAAAAACGAACTGGTCTTATTTTCATTGTGTCCTTTTTTTGTATAAATAGTTTTAGAGTTTATGACTAGTTTTTGATTAGAATCTTTTAATGTCGCTGTCTCAAAATTTTGATTAACATATTCCGGTAAAAAGAGTTGTTCTCTAGACGTTGCTGTGCGATCTATAATGGATCCTAAGGCAATATCAATACCAAAACTCCCCCAAGTATTCCAATGTAAATTAGCATCAATTAACTGTCTAAAGGTCTGCTCTTTGTAATGGTCAGGTAAGTTGTATATTAAGTTGCCAGCCAAGGTTGTTTCAATAGCATCTCTGATTTTAGTTGCACAATTATCATAGAAAAAATCATATAAATAAGCGCCTTGATTGTTTTTGTAATTGGTTTCTAAGTAATCGTATAAGTTTTGCTTCTCAGCAGCAGTAAGTTGTAATTGTTGTTCTTTTATCGTTCGGTTTTCATTGCGGTAAATGGCAATAAAATGATTGTAATTTGATTTGCCTTGTAGGTAGTTTAGTTTTCCTCTGGCAAAGTTTAAATAGAACCCAGGGGCATCAAAATCATAACGTCCAAAGTCATAAGTAATATCAGAAAATCTAGATTTTACTCTAATAGCATTGTGTCCAAAAGCATCATTTAGGTTGCTTCCTGGGCCAATAGTAATAACACTAACTGTTGCATCTTGAGACAATGGTAAGCTTTGAGAAAAACCAGTAGCCATTGTAAATAAAAAGAAAAATTGTAAAGCTTTTATCATGTTACAAAGATAACTTATCTAAAAACACTAAA
This portion of the Olleya sp. Bg11-27 genome encodes:
- a CDS encoding glycosyltransferase, translating into MKFLVVTNAPTLKEGHSYQAYTPYVREMDIWSANVSEFRIISPTQYNQKLLKSSFKKQPTVTSIPSLNFSTVVSASLSVLYLPIIVFRLFKAMFWADHIHLRCPGNIGLIGCFVQVFFPKKLKTAKYAGNWDPKAKQPLSYKLQKWILSHTVLTKNMTVLVYGDWPNQTKNIKSFFTATYRDEDRAQVDPKVYTRDLNFIFVGSLVAGKRPLLAIKIVEALIEKGAKATLALYGDGVLKPELQAYITKNKLESVIVLHGNQCSETVKSALKASHFTILASKSEGWPKALAEAMFFGVIPISTSISCVPNMLDNGNRGLLIQPNLKSAVMTIEIALSNTSRLEQMAILAWDWSQYYTLDLFEEEIQKLIKR
- a CDS encoding glycosyltransferase, whose translation is MRVLQLIDSLEAGGAERVAVNYANGLLNQIDGSYLCTTRAEGLLKHSLKKEVGYLYLKRTKTIDFKAIRTLRKFININGITIIHAHASSYFLATLIKVLNPKLKLIWHDHYGKSEFLHERSIGVLTQCSRFFNHVFSVNSKLENWAKINLKVKSVRYLPNYAVVNDSQLITNLRGEAGKRMVCLANLRPQKDHLNVLHAFKLVVAYYPDWTLHLIGKDFEDAYSKHISSFIIEAGLEQQVFLYGSCMDTTAILKRCDIGILSSRSEGLPLALLEYGLSDLAVVATDVGECNRVIKNEVTGLLVASQNYKCLSEALLVFIEDINLRAACSQGLNSHIKTCFSENTTIDTIVKTYSLL
- a CDS encoding O-antigen ligase family protein, which codes for MQKKYLKLLGLHMLIGVVIYLSRALGNFYFYGIVFYFLIRIISAKQQLKSFEIIKSCAYIVGAEVILRMTNSGPFYEASKYLVILFSVLGLFYNGFNKKATSYLLYLLLLIPGIYVSLYLLDLGTNIRKAIAFNLSGPITLGIAALFCFGLKVTKKQLEMIVNYMLFPLVSTLIYVIMYNPNVASVSTGTGSNFAASGGFGPNQMATMLGLGFFLMTVRFFYFSKTKLLRYLDLAFVLLFAFRAIVTFSRGGVFTAIIMIVAFIFLLYRTMDKTNKNKMLLSVVVFLIIGVVTWGISASQTNGMIEKRYANQNAMGQEKSDVTTGRGDLFLAEFDEFIDSPFLGVGVGRVKELRFQSTGIHAASHNEMSRIIAEHGLLGVLGFSILLVVPLFLRLGNRSNVLFFSFYLFWLLTINHSAMRIVAPAFIYALSLLHIIDDKPGLHRQQIK
- a CDS encoding glycosyltransferase family 4 protein, translated to MTNLVYIGNKLNRKGKTATTIDTLGKGLEATGFKIYYASSYNNIVLRLMDMLWTVFKHRKTTDYVLIDTYSTLNFYYAIGVSKLCQILNLKYIPILHGGNLPQRLNTSPTLSASIFKKAYLNSAPSNYLKTEFERFGYTNVKLIPNSIQIEDYPFKARGIDAVHLLWVRSFSKLYNPKLAVDVLYSLKNKEINATLCMVGPDNDGSLEDTKAYAKTLGVEVTFTRKLEKAAWVSLSEDYNLFINTTNFDNTPVSIIEAMALGLPIVSTNVGGVPFLIENNREGILVQPNNTEAFVEAILHYKNDELLCQSIVKQARIKAETFDWLQVKQQWVATLK
- a CDS encoding exopolysaccharide biosynthesis polyprenyl glycosylphosphotransferase → MSHNSGIHFEISERKILLRLFDLLFIGVSLYLVSTFFEFDYFRVYDKHWAWFLVLALYISVFGTVLELYDLQKSSRLDSVLGTVLTTTSVTVLFYLLTPFYTPSLPENRLQILYFYLAILFGLYLWRWAYITFISSPRFFKKVLLVGETSNIKSIVDAFANADPNYKIIGFINCEIDKKETIKYTGLQEYEPADLHQIIKAESISEVVIASYNSENITPAIYSDLIMLLEKGFPIKEYTQVYEDITYRVPVQFVGKDFYKYFPFSRNNKNKLYLTYRRLFDVLLASIGVLIGLLILPLVLLGNLIGNRGSLFYSQERVGQNGAPFQIFKFRTMIKNAETNKAVWATKNDSRITAFGKFLRVSRLDEMPQFINILKGDMSLIGPRPERPYFVEELSQVIPFYETRHIIKPGLTGWAQVKARYGSSVDDSLLKLQYDLYYIKHRSFLLDINIIVKTLSTVIFFRGQ
- a CDS encoding DUF4105 domain-containing protein, giving the protein MIKALQFFFLFTMATGFSQSLPLSQDATVSVITIGPGSNLNDAFGHNAIRVKSRFSDITYDFGRYDFDAPGFYLNFARGKLNYLQGKSNYNHFIAIYRNENRTIKEQQLQLTAAEKQNLYDYLETNYKNNQGAYLYDFFYDNCATKIRDAIETTLAGNLIYNLPDHYKEQTFRQLIDANLHWNTWGSFGIDIALGSIIDRTATSREQLFLPEYVNQNFETATLKDSNQKLVINSKTIYTKKGHNENKTSSFLTSPLLVMILVGGFIIFITFKDFKNKVRSKWLDLALFITTGLIGVLLFLLWFATDHTGTAYNYNILWAFPLSLFCVLQIIKTVPKKWFIAYIKFSILMLCLLVMHWTIGVQRFAPALIPLLLALVVRYVFLLKHYKQAAV